One Leptospira bourretii DNA segment encodes these proteins:
- the add gene encoding adenosine deaminase: MEVPFSEILNRIAVIDRDIAELNRLKSRLPADRPYSPTIQLTFDKQINTLLNERVSLMELPILHPPLWLLSKEGLEPADETSILKERKSLLAGDLSVAHPNEQDVINFIREIPKTEVHLHLEACVNKETLKFLYKKNGIEVTDQEFEDKYNFKDLNGFIQVFFFVQGSVKEASDLGYFIDSLADYLRSNNIVYCEAFFAPSKFIQNGLDFDEMVEVMVNRIRQIEVKDGITIRLLVDVSRSFGPENAMNNLKRVLGLKHKEVIGIGLGGAELMGPAKDYSEVFKVARESGLRCVAHSGEDDGPWAIWDAVNLCKAERIGHGTSAIQDPELVRYMKENRIPIEICVTSNVFTGKYVRKEQNHPVRYYYDQGLMLCINTDDPDIFNVNLTYEFFKLYRFLDFSIDEIIDLVRQGVLCTFHPEKESLWKSMEEKIEQIKLKYNLVSDKQVTAV; the protein is encoded by the coding sequence ATGGAAGTTCCTTTTTCTGAGATTTTAAATCGTATTGCCGTCATTGACCGTGACATTGCAGAACTCAATCGTTTGAAGAGTCGTCTGCCAGCTGACAGACCGTACTCGCCTACCATCCAGCTTACATTCGATAAACAAATTAATACTTTGTTAAACGAGCGAGTTTCTTTAATGGAACTCCCGATTTTACATCCACCTCTTTGGTTACTTTCCAAAGAAGGATTGGAACCCGCTGATGAAACATCCATTTTAAAAGAGCGAAAGTCTTTACTTGCTGGAGATTTATCAGTTGCTCATCCGAATGAACAAGATGTCATCAACTTCATTCGAGAAATTCCAAAAACAGAAGTTCATCTACATCTGGAAGCTTGCGTGAATAAAGAAACTTTAAAGTTCCTTTATAAAAAGAACGGCATTGAAGTTACAGATCAAGAATTTGAAGATAAATACAACTTCAAAGATTTGAATGGTTTTATACAGGTATTTTTCTTTGTGCAAGGTTCAGTAAAAGAAGCTTCAGACCTTGGGTATTTTATCGATAGTTTAGCTGATTATTTACGTTCCAATAATATAGTTTATTGTGAGGCGTTTTTTGCTCCTTCTAAGTTCATTCAAAATGGATTAGATTTTGATGAGATGGTTGAAGTGATGGTAAATCGTATTCGCCAAATTGAAGTCAAAGATGGAATCACCATTCGTTTGTTAGTTGACGTTTCTCGTTCCTTTGGTCCAGAAAATGCGATGAACAATCTCAAACGTGTTTTGGGATTAAAACATAAAGAAGTCATTGGAATTGGACTTGGTGGAGCTGAACTTATGGGTCCCGCTAAGGATTATTCTGAAGTATTCAAAGTAGCACGCGAATCTGGATTACGATGTGTGGCCCACTCTGGAGAAGATGATGGTCCTTGGGCGATTTGGGATGCCGTAAATCTTTGTAAGGCGGAAAGAATAGGTCACGGGACTTCTGCCATCCAAGATCCTGAACTTGTTCGTTACATGAAGGAAAATCGTATTCCAATTGAGATATGTGTTACCTCTAACGTCTTTACTGGAAAATACGTTCGTAAGGAACAAAACCATCCAGTTCGATATTATTATGACCAAGGTTTGATGTTGTGTATCAATACAGATGATCCAGATATCTTTAATGTTAATCTTACTTATGAATTTTTTAAACTCTATCGTTTCTTAGATTTTTCAATCGATGAGATTATTGATTTGGTGCGACAAGGTGTGCTTTGTACCTTCCATCCAGAAAAAGAATCTTTGTGGAAATCTATGGAAGAGAAGATAGAACAGATTAAATTGAAATATAATTTAGTTTCAGATAAACAAGTAACAGCTGTTTAG
- a CDS encoding YdcF family protein, with protein MFLLSHREISDKDLESASIIWDFLVQKDDLNKADLIFVLCSHDIRIAKYACDLYKNGYANHILFSGGLNFFTKNVFSDSEADSFAQFAKKEGIPIKDIIVENESTNTGENIHFTKSLLKKMNITVSSLIAIQKPSMTLRVKLALDKQWPENRFIISAPEYSLLDAPHQYMNLYMIINEIVGDLQRIILYPKLGFQSEIFIPESVEYAFNYLISREYNLHLIR; from the coding sequence TTGTTTTTACTTTCTCATCGAGAAATATCGGATAAAGATTTAGAATCTGCTTCCATCATTTGGGATTTTTTAGTTCAAAAAGATGATCTTAATAAAGCAGATTTAATTTTTGTCTTATGTAGCCATGACATAAGAATTGCTAAGTACGCTTGCGACCTCTACAAAAATGGTTATGCCAATCATATTCTATTTTCGGGGGGACTCAATTTTTTTACTAAAAACGTATTCTCTGATTCAGAAGCTGATTCTTTTGCTCAGTTTGCTAAGAAGGAAGGTATTCCTATAAAAGATATCATCGTCGAAAATGAATCTACCAACACAGGTGAAAATATTCATTTTACAAAATCTTTGTTAAAGAAAATGAATATTACAGTGAGCTCGCTAATAGCAATTCAAAAGCCTTCTATGACCTTAAGAGTAAAGTTGGCTTTGGACAAACAATGGCCAGAAAATAGGTTCATCATCTCTGCACCAGAATACTCTTTATTAGATGCACCTCATCAATATATGAATCTTTATATGATTATAAACGAAATCGTAGGTGATTTACAAAGAATCATTCTGTATCCCAAATTAGGATTTCAGTCTGAAATTTTTATTCCTGAGTCTGTTGAATATGCCTTCAATTATCTCATTTCTCGAGAGTATAACTTACACTTAATTCGCTAA